DNA sequence from the Glycine soja cultivar W05 chromosome 18, ASM419377v2, whole genome shotgun sequence genome:
AATTTGATAAGATTTCGACTATTCAACCTAtaatacattttctcttttactaCTTTCTTATATAAACAATTTTCTTCTATATCACTCTCCTTATACAAATAAATGTCCATGGAAaatgataatcttttttttggaatatgattgtaaaataattgaattattttatcaattcatattacaaaattacaatatcatttaaatttaagtataatattaaattgaatataataatataatatattgaatCGTTTTGACATTTATAAAagtaatttcaaattctatataatttaccatatttaaatttaaaattttcttatactcAACATTTAAACTATATGACAAAATTATATTCATcattatttaagttttaattccCTTCGGACGTATATACTAACAGTTGGAAATCATAAGAGTTATTTTTTcgtcaataaattaaaattaaaatttcaataggtaaagaatataaagattaatataataaagatgaagatcaaagttcaaacaacTAAAAAGATAATGATACATTCGttatataaaaaacacaaaaaaaaaagcatttaatacttacttttaaaataattaaaatatgtttaaaaaaagaatatattttgcaATAATAAACACGAGGGCTAGTGAAGCatgaaaaaagaagtaaaaaaacacaaataagaaCATTATTTAATTTGCAGTGGCTTTCATTAAACTCTTATTAGTGAGctaataaatgaaagaaaatgctAATCAACCCTCgtacatatataattaagacTTGCATTCTACTTGGGAAGAACTGAGAATCCCATTTCATACAGAAACTCGATAGTTTCAGAGGGAGAAATGGTTTTGTCATTTTTTAGAAGGCATACAACACCAGAAATGCTCAAGATATTGATGAATCCACAGTTTCATTTGTCCCAAATTCATTGCGTTTGAGCTTCTATTGAGACTGATAACACATACATTTGTTAGTGATGGTAACTTTCCACTATGGCATGATTTATACCgagttttccattttttttattggacaatGCTAAGGCCTTGAGAATTAAAGGGAGAGCAATCCGCATCAACTACAATATGAGCaataaattaaacatcaaataaaaaactaaatatttgtaaaaaaaaaatgttatttttaatcatcatgttattagtgtaaaatatattatattccaaccacttttttcttttttggataaaatttgaacttgagattttacttaaaaaaatatttgtttaatttcacTCAAATTAATAATGTTGGTTATAAAAATTGATACTTTTTGACATACTAATGGATGTTAATTAGAATGAGTTTTTACCTTGGAAAACTAGACCGAGTGAAAGAAGCCATTTCAAATGTTCTAATGCTCCaagtttattcattttttttctgcaGAGAAATGTGTTCATTGTCACTTAACATATATAGGACAGCAAGCAACCCATTGATGGAGTGATTTATTTGGATTTAATTTCTGTGTAATTAAGCTATACTCCTTCCAAACAAAATCTCGTAATAGTTAGAAATTGCAGAATTATTGGAGACAGTAAAATCGTTAAAATATTTCATCACATATTGGTATATATTAGgatctttaattatattatcgtggatatttaattgaaaaaatcagCTGAGATTAGTTATAATTAAATCCACAATctaaatagttaattttaatctaataattataattaaatatttttatcgaCCTATCTatccatatattttaattgatgagggtcattttttttctaatttcaaaatataaatgatttatactttaaatgaaaaaatatgtctataatatttttcatttctttgtaTTAGATTATATTGATGGGTTAATTTAGACCTTCAATTTAGAGTTTCATAAAAAGTTTGTCAATGGCACTTAATacttcaatatatataaaaacacatTTCAAAATATGATTCATGACTTTAAGTTTGTAAAATGTATGGACATGACCCAAGTGATATCCTTTTTATACTGATCTTAATTTGAAACAAGCTTTACGAAATACTGCGTTGATAAGCTTTTTTCTGTAAGAAATAagcaataatttatttagatttaaatatgtttttgatatcTATAAAATagcttttttatcatattactatttaatttttctttttgttttagtaccttatatattgtttttgtttggttTTCATAATTACTAttagtttcattttattaaGTAAGTAATGATATGATAAATATATGTGATATCATCATTATATCACTATGgtgttatatttaaatcttttttatatcattaattaaaaaaaaaaacacccacTAAACTCGACTCTAACAAattgtctattttttattattatttatgttagCCTCACTCTAATTGCAGTTTTTATTAAGCCGACTCTAACAGAAGTAATTGCAGTTTTCGGTAAGCTAactctaatttttttgttgttgcagtAGTCATATAATTTCTAGTTGTAAAAATTATGGATTgaaacattcttttttattcttacaaaTTTATATGATGTTTTTCggaaaaatactaataaataaattagagtCAGCTTGGCTGACTCTAACAACAGTAATAACAAATTGCTAGCAcaatttatttactttcaaaTAAGAAACAAACAGGTACGAGGACGACTGAAgtatgaaaaaatgaaataaagaatcagaaataatataaaactatatatttaaattgCAGTTTTCATTATTTGGTTCAGATTTGAATGCATATATTTGGTTCAgtatgaaaaaatgaaataaagaatcAGAAATAAtatgctttaaaaaattaaaaaaataagatcagatttggttttaaataggaccaaattaaatttatttaaaaaataagatatctaattgaaacttttaaaaataaaagaattaaaaattaaaggacctaattaatttttttaataataagatgattaaactaaaattcaaaaaaaatagaagaggaaaatagtgattaagtaaaaaaagaagctaATTGCTCGTAAAAGGTGTTATGTGACATATAATTATGTGTGATATGCTAAGTGTCATCAAGattaaatttatcaaacaaGTTAGTCTCTTTTAACATGATAAATCAAAGTTTGAGTTTTTATTGAAGTAGTATCTACTTAgcaatcaattatatttaaaataagattgtGTCAGAAAAAGATATCCATATGAAACtaatgtatattaaaaaatgagttATTACCTTAAATACCAgatcaagaaaaataatgaagaagAGAATATTTTATCAGGAAAATGTCACGTGACAAAATCTTTCTTTACAACAACAAGAATACTTAATGTTGATggataaaataattgataatttataaataaagatagAAAACACATATGAATAAGACGTGCAAGGGGAGTCAAAGCAAAACACAGAAGAAGCAAGATATAATATTGGATGTAATTAGCCTAATTCATTAAAACTAATccaattatcataatttaaaaaaatatgttttagagGTTACTTCAAATAATCTTAATTaccttaattaatatatatcggTCATAATTgtctttatttaaatatatactattgtaattatctttactataattatgtatttttatgaattaaaaaataaattaacatattttagtGGTACTTTTGCAAGAAAAGAGTCGATGTGATATTCTCACTTGACATCTACCAACTTGACAAAATCCTCTTTTACTATATATAGTTTTTAGtcgttaataaataaatactcatTGTTATTACCTTAGTTGTCGTAATTATGtattattatgaattaaaaaataaatgtaacgaaacttattttatatatataaattgatgaTTTATAATTCATATGCATTGTTCTATGAATTTTGGTTTGAGACAAGCTCTACGAAATCATgtttaaatagtttattttacatTCAGAgaactgcttttttttttttacaggaaaTATTCAGAGAACTTCTAATTaatcaaaaacatttttaatttcatctaTCTAGTCTATACAAACATGGTAATAAAGattcataattaataaataactgATCTCTGAACACGTTACTTAACCTCCCCTTAATTATGTTTTACGTTATTTTGACATGCCTATTGCCGGGCGTACGTTTTCATAATGTGTTTCCAAATAATATCTATGCAGTTTCGCAACATTTAAATATCGATTCTTTTatagtttctttattttaaataattaattgatctttattttaaatatctattCTTCTAGTTTCCCAAACAAATTTGAAAGATAAGTTATGaaaagagaaattaattaataatagattaatgatccttccaaaaataatttgatgaatTAAATGAATGCCTACTCAAGGAAGTACATAGACATTTGAGAGGGCTTGATCCCCTGACATTTTGCTCATGCACTcgtaatttttaatgaataattcttaaaattttcaatatgttttttttattacaaatttttgtttttttaattttgatctttgtaagcttttattcatttttttcttttttaatttttattcttgtaagattttttatttatttttagtcttataagtttatgtttttttaattttaattcttcttCTGAGTTTGTGTTTTTTCAATTATGGTTTctataaatttaaagttaaaaggactaaaagaaaaataaataaaaatattaaatgaacaaaaattgaaaaaatgcaAGTTTACAAtgactaaaaattgaaaaaaaaaacttgtagaacaaaaaaaaacacaaacttaagtgaactaaaaatgaataattttttaaaaaatcaaaattaaaaaaatgcagactTACATtcggaaaaaataattaagccaTTTTTAATATGctttttcatattctttttacattttttaatgaaaaagtttAGGAGATTTGGTTCATATCTTCTATCTccggttttttctttttctcttttgagGAAAAATAATTCTTGTTTTAGTtggtaatattttaaataagaaagatctttacttgattaaaacatttttttttaaataattatatttttatttttaggaaaaatacttgagtataaattatttttcttttatatttttttattagtagttTATAAATGATTGTATAATTGCAATCAAATGTCATGATTGGTCTTCCTATAATAGTTgcataaatgaattttaattttaaatatttaaaatacttttaaaaattgcaTTAGAAATATTTCTTACCCAATATTCACAGAAGATCGAATCACGattcactttaaaaaataatcaacaagCACAAGCTAGGACGAGTGAAGTATGaaagaatgaaataaattaaagaagggaaataataacaaattatttcatttgtagctttcattaattaaacttttacatgaccaaataaataatatctgCAATCCTCCTACTTAAGATCAATTAGTTGCAATCTCCTATAGAAGAAATGGGTTGAAATGGAAACTTAGGAAGCCATGCATACAAAAACTCTACAGTTTCACCTATACCAATGGGAAGACCGTTTTTTAGAAGACACACATTGCCAGAAATGTTCAAAATTGATGGGTTCTCAACAAAGTTTGTTTGAAATCCACTGCAGTTCAACTTCACTTGTGATTGAGCACACGCACATTTGTTAGTGACTTTCACTTTCCATTGTGGCATGCCATGTGCCCAGTCTGGTGTTTGTGATTGGCTAATGCTAAATCTCCCCTCAATGGGACAATTTGCTGCAACACCTGCAA
Encoded proteins:
- the LOC114394804 gene encoding TPD1 protein homolog 1A-like isoform X2; the encoded protein is MASIFKLLSLVLFLGLVFQGVAANCPIEGRFSISQSQTPDWAHGMPQWKVKVTNKCACAQSQVKLNCSGFQTNFVENPSILNISGNVCLLKNGLPIGIGETVEFLYAWLPKFPFQPISSIGDCN
- the LOC114394804 gene encoding TPD1 protein homolog 1A-like isoform X1, with amino-acid sequence MASIFKLLSVVLFLGLVFQGVAANCPIEGRFSISQSQTPDWAHGMPQWKVKVTNKCACAQSQVKLNCSGFQTNFVENPSILNISGNVCLLKNGLPIGIGETVEFLYAWLPKFPFQPISSIGDCN